The sequence CTGATCAGTTCCGGGTCCAGGGCCGATGTGGGTTCATCCAAAAGCAGCACTTCCGGGTCCATGGCCAGGGCTCTAGCAATAGAAACTCGCTGCTTCTGGCCCCCGGACAACTGGGCCGGGTACAGATCCATTTTGTCTGACAGTCCCACCCGCGTAAGCTCTTCGCATGCCCTGTCATCAGCCTGTTTTTTCGATTGTTTTTTAACTTTTTTCAGCGCAATGGAAACATTCTGGCGGGCGGACAAATGGTCAAACAGGTTAAAGTCCTGGAAGATCATGCCCACTTTCTGGCGAAGTTGATATAGATCGGTTTTTCTTTTAAAATTCACCGGTGTACCGTCTAAGTACAGCTGTCCGTTTTCGGGGATGTGCAAAAGATTTAAGCATTGCAGTAAGGTGGATTTCCCGGAGCCGGACGGGCCGATAAGCACCTTTAAATCGCCTTTTTTAAGGGTTAAATCCACATGGTTCAAAACCGTGTTGCCGCCAAGTTCTTTTACAATCCCCCGGGCTTCCAGAACAATTGGTCCGGTACCATTGGGTTGTGTCATATCTTTTTGCCCCTTTTACATATCATTGGGTATATCCTTGAATTTGCACTTTCTGCTCCAGCCGCTTAAGTCCCTTGACCCCAACCCAGGTCAGTATAAAAAATATCAGTCCGGCAAACAGGGTAAAGGGCAGGGGTTTGTGGGTGATAGCCGCCACGGACCGGGTCCTGGACATCAGTTCCGCCACCCCGATCACATAGGCAAGCGCTGAATCCTTTAAAACAATGGAGTATTCATTGGACCAGGCCGGAATGGAAAACCGCAGAGCCTGGGGCAGAATAATAGAGGTTATGGCTGAAATATCACTCATGCCAAGGGAGCGTGCCGCCTTAAGCTGACCCTGGGGCAAAGAGAGAATTGCGCCTTTGAAGATTTGGGTTTGATACGCTCCGGTCGTCATGCCTAAAACCAGGATAGCTGCAAAAAAAGCATTGCCAAGGGGCAAAAAATCCAATGCCGGCGCCTGGTCCAGCCAGACCAGAAGCCCAAAGTAGAACAGGTAGAAGAGTACAAGCACAGGCACACCCCTGAAAAACCAGACATAGAGTGCCACACAGCGCCGGGCAAAGGGATGGCCGTAAACCCGGATTACGGAAAAAGGTATCCCGATCATAAGGCCTAAGCCCATGGCGCCGATAATGAGAACCACCGTAATCCACAGTCCTGAAAATATATAGGGCAGGGAGTCGGTTATGGAAGAAAAAAAAGTAAGCATGTTTTGCATGGTAAATCCGGGGCCGGAAACGGAACCGGGCAAAAAACCCGGTTCCCGATGTTGTATATTAATATAGTGTCTGGACGAAAACCTGGAAATTTTGTCGAGTACAAGGCGGGCTGAAATTTTAACCGGAGGAATACATGACGTATTTTGAGGATTAAAATTTCAGACCAACGCCGTAATCGACAAAATTTATGGTTTTCGGTCGGGCACTAATGTATGTCGTATTTGTCCTTAAGCACCTGCCACTGGGGATCAGCCATCAGCTTTTTCAGCCCTTGGTTGAGCAGGTTCAAAAGTTTGTCATCACCCTTGCGTACGGCATAGCCATACTTTTCGGTGGGCACGTCAAAGCTACCTGCAATTTTGTAGGCCCCTTTTTTGTTGAGTTCATAGGCAATGGAGGAGTCCATGGCCGACCCGTCAATACGGCCGATTTTGAGATCTTCCATGCTTAGGTCCGTTGAATCGTACTCTATAAGTTTAAATTTGTATTTTCCTGTGGCAAGCATTTCTTTAAGGAATTTGGCGCTGGTGGTGCCACGCTGGGAGCCCACTTTTTTAGCCGTAGTCAAAAAGGAGTTAAAATCATCGGTCTTGTCCTTCAACACCACAAGCACCTGGCTGACTTCATAGTAGGGTATGGTGAAGTTGACAATCTCTTTCCTGGCTTCGGTGGCACTCATGCCGGATGCGATAAAATCAATTTTTTTAGCATTCAGAGCAGGGATAATGCCGTCCCAGTCCATGGGTTGGTGTTTGACTTCAAAACCCATCTCTTTGGCGATCCAGTTTGCGCATTCCACGTCAAATCCTGCTGGATTGCCGGCCTTGTCCACATATCCAAAGGGCGGAAAGCCGAAATCAATGCCGTTAGTGTACACATCTTTTGCGCCGGCAGGTGTCAGGCACAGACATGCAAATGCCGTTAAAACACTCATGATTAAAGCAACTTTTTTTATCATCTCTCTATCCTTTCAATAAGTTAAAGGGTAACAAATTACCAGAACCTAAGCCTGGGTACAAGAAGAATTGATACACGCTGTTATCCAATCACGATCCCAATGGCAAACAGCGCACTGAACATCAATGCAAGCTTTGCCGTGTCTGCAAGGGCCAGGTTAAGAATTTTTCCATCCTGTTCAAAAATGGTTTTAAATACAGGATAGGATTTCCAGAATACTGCCAGAGGCAGCAGAATGGGCCAGGACCAGCGGCCCGAGGCAAACATCAGACAGGGAATCAAAAAAGAAAAAAGGACCAGAAACACAAATTCCACCTTGGTCCGCCAGGGGCCTAATATCACGGCCAGGGTTCTTTTGCCTGCCCTGGCATCTGTTCCGATATCCCGCAGGTTATTGACCACGATAATAGCTGTGACCAAGAGGCCCACAGGCACAGATGCGATGAAGACGGCCGGCGTTACGCATCCGGCCATGAGGTAATAGGTGCCCAGCACTGCCACAGGTCCGAAAAAAATAAATACAAACACTTCGCCAAGGCCGTTGGACGCAATAGGAAAGGGGCCGGCACTGTAACAAAGAACCCCGAGAAGAGAGGCGATCACAATATACAAGATCACAACCCCGCCTTTGATAATCAGAAAGGTGCCTAAACCCAGGGCTGCCAGCATGGTCAGTATAAATGCGTTTCGAACGGTTTCAGGCGCAATCAGCCCGCTTTGGGTCACACGTTCCGGCCCTTTCCGGTCCGGGGTATCAATGTGGTGCAGAAAATCAAAATAATCATTGGCCAGGTTCACGGAGATCTGGATCAATAACGCGCCTGCCAGGGCCGCCGCAAAAATCAGTGCTGAAAACCTGTGATCAGAAATAGCGCAGGCTGCGCCAACAACAACCGGGCAAGCCGCTGCAGGAAGGGTTTTGGGCCGGATGGCCAGCCACCAGTGGTGTAGATTCATAAGACATTCCATCTGTTTTTTTTGTAATCATTTAGTGAATTATAAGAGAGCAAATACGCTGGTTGCGGCCGGTTTGTCAAGCCGGGGAATGAAATGTCCGATTTAGGAACGGGTCTTAAGTAACTTGCACGTTTTGTTATATCCAGGGGAGCCCGCGCTCCCGGGTTAACTATTGCAGCCGCCGCCAAAGACGCTTTGATTAAGCAAAATACAGCCGTCTGCTGACTTTTCCCATGTGGCAGACTGGGGCTAAGACTTGTCAAATGTGTCGAAGTTTTATACATTTGAATCACTTGGTGGCATTAATATGAGCCTATTACTCAGGGGCATGGAACTTTTAAAATTTACAGGTACTTTTAAAAAACATAAAACTAAAGAGAGCAAAACTATGAGCGATCAAAAAAAATGTCAGGAGTTTTTAAGTTTTATTGAGCCACAGATTGGCCAACAGATTCATGAGGGTCCCTGGCTTGAGATTGACCAGAAACGAATTAATGATTTTGCTGAAGTTACCGGTGATGTGCAATGGATTCATACAGATGTTCAGCGAGCCAGAGAAGAATCTCCTTATAAATCAACAATTGCTCACGGGTATTTGACATTGTCTTTATTGCCTTATTTAACTGAAAGCAATCATCCTGATTTTTTTCAGAAAAATTATCCCGGCATGAAGTATCGGGTAAACTATGGTCTTAACCGCCTTCGTTTTCCTTCTGCTGTTAAAGCCGGCGCCAAAATTCGGGCAAGAACGACAATTCATCGAGTAGAAGAGGTGAAGGGCGGTATACAGATTTGTTATCTTATTACCGTTGATATTGAAGGTAGTGAAAAGCCGGCTTGTGTTGTCGAATTTCTGGCACGCGTTTACCCTTAACCACAAAATTGGTGCCTTCGTGCTGAACGCTGTAGGGGCAGGCCACCGTGCCTGCCCTAACGAGGGCAACCACAGAGGGATTGCCCCTACGAAAAATGGCCTAGAATAGAATCAAATCCTTTGTGGATTTTAAAATTTCCATGGCCCTTATTTAACTGCACAGGCCAAATTTCTGCCAAGTTGATATGCCTTTTCCATGGCTTCTTTATC comes from uncultured Desulfobacter sp. and encodes:
- a CDS encoding amino acid ABC transporter ATP-binding protein, with protein sequence MTQPNGTGPIVLEARGIVKELGGNTVLNHVDLTLKKGDLKVLIGPSGSGKSTLLQCLNLLHIPENGQLYLDGTPVNFKRKTDLYQLRQKVGMIFQDFNLFDHLSARQNVSIALKKVKKQSKKQADDRACEELTRVGLSDKMDLYPAQLSGGQKQRVSIARALAMDPEVLLLDEPTSALDPELISEVLVVIGDLAKAGMTMLMATHQISFSAGLAHEFVFMENGRITEQGAPAALLTENSGSRTRDFCAKISELTGAEA
- a CDS encoding amino acid ABC transporter permease; this encodes MQNMLTFFSSITDSLPYIFSGLWITVVLIIGAMGLGLMIGIPFSVIRVYGHPFARRCVALYVWFFRGVPVLVLFYLFYFGLLVWLDQAPALDFLPLGNAFFAAILVLGMTTGAYQTQIFKGAILSLPQGQLKAARSLGMSDISAITSIILPQALRFSIPAWSNEYSIVLKDSALAYVIGVAELMSRTRSVAAITHKPLPFTLFAGLIFFILTWVGVKGLKRLEQKVQIQGYTQ
- a CDS encoding ABC transporter substrate-binding protein, whose translation is MSVLTAFACLCLTPAGAKDVYTNGIDFGFPPFGYVDKAGNPAGFDVECANWIAKEMGFEVKHQPMDWDGIIPALNAKKIDFIASGMSATEARKEIVNFTIPYYEVSQVLVVLKDKTDDFNSFLTTAKKVGSQRGTTSAKFLKEMLATGKYKFKLIEYDSTDLSMEDLKIGRIDGSAMDSSIAYELNKKGAYKIAGSFDVPTEKYGYAVRKGDDKLLNLLNQGLKKLMADPQWQVLKDKYDIH
- a CDS encoding 1,4-dihydroxy-2-naphthoate polyprenyltransferase; the protein is MNLHHWWLAIRPKTLPAAACPVVVGAACAISDHRFSALIFAAALAGALLIQISVNLANDYFDFLHHIDTPDRKGPERVTQSGLIAPETVRNAFILTMLAALGLGTFLIIKGGVVILYIVIASLLGVLCYSAGPFPIASNGLGEVFVFIFFGPVAVLGTYYLMAGCVTPAVFIASVPVGLLVTAIIVVNNLRDIGTDARAGKRTLAVILGPWRTKVEFVFLVLFSFLIPCLMFASGRWSWPILLPLAVFWKSYPVFKTIFEQDGKILNLALADTAKLALMFSALFAIGIVIG
- a CDS encoding MaoC family dehydratase, which produces MELLKFTGTFKKHKTKESKTMSDQKKCQEFLSFIEPQIGQQIHEGPWLEIDQKRINDFAEVTGDVQWIHTDVQRAREESPYKSTIAHGYLTLSLLPYLTESNHPDFFQKNYPGMKYRVNYGLNRLRFPSAVKAGAKIRARTTIHRVEEVKGGIQICYLITVDIEGSEKPACVVEFLARVYP